Proteins encoded together in one Marispirochaeta sp. window:
- a CDS encoding slipin family protein — translation MKTNHQSRKSEGADLPTLNDAERSRRTQVRWRPEEEERTMNLGLLKEKYSRIKNEPRRKIEKDFHYSTYSFLMLLIFGGGAAGLLYWYDPLVNPEALVSIGGGLLGAGILMALLPLWTIQVVSLFLVLGAMGGYGRIEYPPAYIIAGLGVLLSASVQLVFHWDKVVVLRFGRFRRVRDAGIFILLPIIDRIAAFVDTRIRVTDFSAERTLTRDNVPVHIDALCFWMIWDAGKAILEVENYIEAVTLSAQTALRDAIGKNDLAKLLSEREDVGRDIQQILDAKTSPWGITILSVEFTDILIPKELEDAMSRKAQAERERQARIILGTAEAEVASKFEEASRAYIDNPAALQLRAMNMVYEGMKYNKNSLMLLPSTALESMNLGTVLGAAAFQKQNSPDAPQKEQNDD, via the coding sequence ATGAAAACTAACCACCAAAGCAGAAAAAGCGAAGGGGCGGATTTGCCGACCCTGAACGATGCTGAGCGGAGCCGGAGGACACAGGTCCGATGGCGACCGGAAGAAGAGGAGAGAACCATGAACCTTGGACTTTTAAAAGAAAAGTACTCCCGCATAAAAAATGAGCCCCGCAGGAAAATCGAGAAGGATTTTCATTACTCAACCTACTCTTTTCTGATGCTCCTTATCTTTGGCGGCGGAGCAGCAGGGCTTCTCTACTGGTATGATCCCCTTGTGAACCCGGAAGCCCTTGTGTCTATCGGCGGAGGGCTCCTGGGAGCCGGTATCCTTATGGCGCTTCTTCCCCTGTGGACAATACAGGTGGTATCTCTTTTTCTGGTTTTGGGAGCGATGGGGGGCTACGGCCGCATTGAGTATCCGCCCGCCTACATTATCGCGGGCCTTGGAGTCCTCCTTTCTGCTTCGGTACAGCTTGTTTTCCACTGGGACAAGGTTGTGGTGCTGCGCTTCGGGCGCTTCCGCAGGGTTCGTGATGCCGGTATTTTTATACTTCTTCCCATAATCGATCGTATCGCCGCCTTCGTTGATACCCGGATCCGGGTTACCGATTTCAGCGCCGAGCGAACCCTCACCCGGGACAACGTTCCAGTCCACATCGACGCCCTCTGCTTCTGGATGATATGGGACGCCGGCAAGGCAATCCTGGAGGTGGAAAACTACATCGAAGCAGTTACCCTCTCCGCCCAAACCGCCCTCAGGGATGCTATTGGAAAAAATGATCTGGCAAAGCTACTCTCCGAGCGGGAGGACGTAGGCCGGGACATTCAACAGATTCTCGATGCTAAAACCAGCCCCTGGGGGATAACCATTCTGAGCGTAGAGTTCACCGACATTCTGATCCCCAAGGAGCTTGAAGACGCTATGAGCCGGAAAGCCCAGGCTGAACGGGAACGGCAGGCCCGGATAATCCTGGGTACCGCAGAAGCGGAGGTTGCTTCAAAATTCGAAGAAGCCTCCCGGGCCTATATCGACAATCCGGCAGCCCTTCAGCTCAGGGCCATGAACATGGTCTATGAAGGCATGAAGTACAATAAGAACTCACTGATGCTCCTCCCCTCCACCGCCCTGGAGAGCATGAATCTTGGTACCGTCCTTGGCGCGGCGGCATTCCAGAAGCAGAACAGCCCGGATGCGCCTCAAAAGGAGCAGAACGATGATTGA
- a CDS encoding GntR family transcriptional regulator has translation MAASRKNTRLLQFSLDPKSGVPYYKQIILQIEMAIADGRLSTGEQLPTVRSLAVELQINPNTVARAYNELEIRGIVTTQQGTGTFIADKDIQLDDIERERILAEITRGFITKANSYGFSLDDVIIYLQELNR, from the coding sequence ATGGCGGCGTCACGAAAGAATACCAGGCTGCTCCAGTTTTCCCTGGATCCCAAAAGCGGGGTGCCCTACTACAAACAGATCATTCTGCAAATCGAAATGGCCATAGCAGACGGGCGCCTCAGCACCGGAGAACAGCTGCCGACGGTCCGCAGCCTGGCAGTTGAGCTGCAGATAAACCCCAACACCGTCGCCCGGGCCTATAATGAGCTTGAGATCCGCGGAATTGTTACAACCCAGCAGGGAACCGGCACCTTTATCGCGGACAAGGATATTCAGCTGGATGATATCGAGCGGGAACGGATTCTGGCGGAGATTACCCGCGGGTTTATAACAAAGGCCAATTCCTACGGCTTCAGTCTGGATGATGTAATCATCTATCTTCAGGAGCTGAACCGATGA
- a CDS encoding DUF3943 domain-containing protein, whose product MRLSLYPRALSIPLTCFLLFLTVQHIAVSEDTGTASEKELSPRYGIAALEAMGSNLFLLGINRYIRQADYAMISPDSMRTNLTTWWAWDQDEFSVNQIGHPYQGSYYFIAGRSNNLNFWESSLLTLGSSATWELLMETELPSINDLVVTSLGGIAVGEMFHRLYLEADANNLPARWVISPLDSLNSEIFEESPRIHPSRSSLRQAYLAGGIVLADYELDGTRNYEAAENNFSAYANGQIIYGDPYTPGSITPFEHFEQRFRINLSDTFYSASFFSDGSLAAFPLYDLPHSQGTAFASLHYDFIFSSLVNFSANSIGLSFKTQHHLGSSWYLSAKLHLNWIILGASEYIHLWYDAPSDNGDERRNYDLGTGEGGKFYFEVSHNKIGSLLIDYSYYGLHTIADSVPDYGSTGYSIIEILDIAFERRFFGDWYTGVSTTSYHKRGVYDEAPDTNDIISSLNFYVKHSL is encoded by the coding sequence ATGCGACTCTCTTTATATCCGCGAGCTTTATCCATACCACTTACCTGTTTCCTGTTATTTCTTACTGTCCAGCACATCGCTGTCTCTGAAGATACGGGCACAGCTTCTGAAAAAGAGCTGTCTCCCCGCTATGGTATTGCCGCCCTTGAGGCCATGGGAAGTAACCTTTTTCTGCTGGGGATCAACCGCTATATTCGTCAGGCCGATTATGCCATGATCAGCCCCGACTCCATGCGCACCAACCTCACAACCTGGTGGGCCTGGGACCAGGATGAGTTCTCGGTAAACCAGATAGGCCATCCCTACCAGGGGTCCTACTACTTTATCGCCGGAAGATCTAACAACCTCAATTTCTGGGAATCCTCACTGCTGACCCTGGGAAGCAGCGCCACCTGGGAGCTTCTGATGGAGACCGAACTGCCCTCCATCAACGACCTGGTCGTAACCAGCCTGGGCGGCATAGCAGTGGGCGAAATGTTTCACCGCCTCTACCTGGAAGCCGACGCCAATAATCTGCCGGCTCGCTGGGTTATCAGCCCACTGGACAGTCTGAACAGTGAGATATTCGAAGAGAGTCCCCGGATACACCCTTCCCGGTCATCATTGCGGCAGGCTTACCTGGCAGGCGGGATAGTTCTTGCGGATTACGAGCTTGACGGCACTAGAAACTATGAAGCGGCGGAAAACAATTTCTCCGCCTATGCCAACGGCCAGATTATCTACGGCGACCCGTATACCCCGGGGTCCATTACCCCCTTTGAACACTTCGAGCAGCGCTTCCGAATCAATCTTTCGGATACCTTCTATTCTGCCTCATTTTTCTCCGACGGATCACTGGCAGCTTTTCCCCTATACGACTTGCCCCACTCCCAGGGAACTGCGTTTGCAAGCCTGCACTATGATTTTATCTTCAGTTCCCTGGTCAACTTTTCCGCAAACTCCATTGGTTTAAGCTTCAAGACCCAACACCACCTTGGCAGCTCCTGGTATTTATCAGCCAAGCTGCATCTGAACTGGATTATCCTTGGTGCAAGTGAGTACATACACCTGTGGTACGATGCCCCTTCGGATAATGGCGATGAGCGGCGAAACTACGACCTTGGTACCGGGGAAGGGGGAAAATTCTACTTTGAGGTTTCTCATAACAAAATCGGCAGTCTTCTCATCGATTACTCCTATTACGGCCTTCACACAATAGCCGATTCAGTTCCGGATTACGGCTCTACCGGCTATTCGATAATTGAAATTCTCGATATAGCCTTTGAACGGCGTTTTTTCGGCGATTGGTACACCGGTGTCTCTACAACCTCCTATCATAAACGGGGTGTCTATGACGAAGCACCCGATACAAATGATATTATCAGCAGCCTGAATTTCTACGTAAAACACAGCCTTTAA
- a CDS encoding zinc ABC transporter substrate-binding protein encodes MKRILFVLLCLFFGFGLFAEGAQETSDVPGIIATTSWTASFAEVAGLENIHILAPYELQHPPEYEMTPGDIRNISRAKMIIYAGYEVMMERLKEAASTDAQLVQITTVNTWPVINESVRIIAQAAGTQETAEANLKEIEEFFSDWRAELIPYKDTPVIVHKFLEGLAKNLGLTVAGTYGPAPLEAKQLKELSESGAAVIIDNWHTDVGAPLLEIMPGAGTASLINFPGKDGTRTLMDVLQYSRRELTAAFQ; translated from the coding sequence ATGAAAAGAATATTGTTTGTACTTCTCTGTCTCTTTTTTGGCTTCGGTCTGTTCGCCGAGGGGGCGCAGGAGACCTCTGACGTACCCGGGATTATTGCCACGACTTCCTGGACAGCCTCCTTTGCCGAGGTCGCAGGGCTTGAAAACATCCATATCCTTGCTCCCTACGAGCTGCAGCATCCCCCTGAGTACGAGATGACCCCGGGAGACATCAGGAACATTTCCCGGGCGAAGATGATTATCTATGCCGGCTACGAGGTCATGATGGAACGCCTCAAGGAGGCGGCCTCCACGGATGCTCAGCTTGTTCAGATTACCACCGTGAACACATGGCCGGTCATCAATGAATCGGTGAGAATCATTGCACAGGCCGCGGGTACCCAGGAGACAGCGGAGGCAAACCTTAAGGAGATTGAAGAGTTTTTCTCTGACTGGCGGGCCGAACTCATCCCTTACAAGGATACCCCGGTCATTGTTCACAAGTTTCTGGAGGGACTCGCCAAAAATCTTGGCCTTACTGTTGCCGGGACCTACGGACCCGCTCCCCTGGAAGCAAAGCAGCTTAAGGAGCTCTCAGAAAGCGGTGCAGCGGTCATCATCGACAACTGGCACACAGACGTCGGTGCCCCTTTGCTTGAAATTATGCCCGGAGCGGGAACAGCGTCCCTTATCAATTTCCCCGGCAAGGACGGCACCAGGACCTTGATGGATGTGCTCCAGTACAGCCGCAGGGAACTGACCGCCGCCTTTCAATAG
- a CDS encoding metal ABC transporter permease — protein sequence MLEYLALPPIQRGFLALLTAGIAFPLIGVFVIRLNLITLRFMLMHGALLGSALAMGLQISPLLGSLVVNLLLIIMLIAVTRSGDIPTGYATTFFMVVSIALAVIVIYKAGVPAKDALSILWGNIYAVRSTELAISSGVGAAILLFILVLRRRLTAVLFNYEVAATSGIPAEAYRRIILIGTGITIAISMRLVGALLLDSLVLLPAVSSLLVAGSTGAMFLISSMVGLFSALVGFMLSLWLDIPVSAGVTLTSALIFGILILIKHFRRSL from the coding sequence ATGCTCGAATACCTTGCCCTGCCGCCCATCCAGCGGGGTTTTCTCGCCCTTTTGACAGCAGGGATCGCCTTTCCCCTGATCGGGGTCTTTGTCATCCGGCTGAATCTGATAACCCTGCGCTTCATGCTGATGCACGGGGCCCTTTTGGGAAGCGCCCTCGCAATGGGACTGCAGATCTCTCCCCTTCTGGGCAGCCTGGTTGTAAACCTGCTTTTGATTATCATGCTCATTGCCGTTACCCGGAGCGGGGATATTCCCACCGGCTACGCGACCACCTTTTTTATGGTAGTCAGTATTGCTTTGGCGGTAATTGTCATCTACAAGGCCGGGGTCCCCGCCAAGGACGCCCTGAGTATACTGTGGGGGAACATCTACGCTGTCAGGAGTACGGAACTTGCCATCAGCAGCGGGGTCGGCGCCGCAATCCTGCTCTTCATTCTGGTCCTGCGCCGGCGGCTGACGGCAGTACTCTTTAACTACGAGGTGGCCGCCACCTCCGGTATCCCGGCGGAGGCCTATCGCCGGATTATTCTCATCGGCACGGGAATAACCATCGCCATATCCATGCGCCTTGTGGGGGCCCTGCTGCTGGACTCCCTGGTGCTGTTGCCTGCGGTTTCATCCCTTTTAGTGGCGGGCAGTACCGGGGCCATGTTTCTTATTTCATCCATGGTGGGGCTCTTTTCCGCCCTGGTCGGGTTTATGTTATCACTCTGGCTCGATATTCCCGTCAGCGCCGGGGTCACCCTGACCTCAGCACTGATATTCGGGATTTTGATACTAATAAAACACTTCAGGAGATCCTTATGA
- a CDS encoding ATP-binding cassette domain-containing protein, with protein MTDPLITFQDVTVRRGSRLILRKLSFGIKAGEHIILQGENGIGKTTLLKTALGFIHPEQGRVIRRVRGPGSLAYLPQESLTGDLPISVREVVDIGLTSRRMSRASRNKKITDLLEALGCASLAARSFVTLSGGEKQRVSLARCLAQAPEMLVLDEPTAGLDPEIRSRFYPLLLEMAAGHGATVLLVTHDLKGIQDQGWRRLRLEQEIDDTVVREAG; from the coding sequence ATGACCGACCCCCTTATTACTTTTCAGGATGTTACTGTCCGGCGGGGAAGCCGGCTTATTCTGCGCAAGCTTTCCTTCGGGATCAAGGCCGGAGAACACATAATTCTGCAGGGCGAAAACGGTATAGGAAAAACTACCCTTCTCAAGACCGCCCTGGGCTTCATACACCCGGAACAGGGCAGAGTGATCCGCCGGGTGCGCGGACCGGGAAGCCTGGCATATCTACCTCAGGAATCCCTTACAGGCGACCTTCCCATATCCGTTCGTGAGGTTGTGGACATCGGGTTAACCTCCCGCAGGATGTCCAGGGCCTCCCGAAACAAAAAGATCACTGACCTGCTGGAAGCCCTGGGCTGCGCCTCGCTGGCGGCACGCTCCTTTGTAACCCTCTCGGGGGGAGAGAAGCAGCGGGTTTCTCTGGCCCGCTGTCTGGCCCAGGCCCCGGAGATGCTTGTTCTGGACGAACCCACAGCGGGGCTGGATCCGGAGATTCGTTCCCGCTTCTATCCTCTCCTGCTGGAAATGGCCGCCGGGCATGGGGCCACGGTGCTGCTGGTTACTCATGACCTGAAAGGTATTCAGGATCAGGGCTGGCGGCGGCTGAGGCTGGAACAGGAGATTGATGACACTGTTGTACGGGAGGCCGGCTGA
- a CDS encoding DUF1893 domain-containing protein encodes MCTNHHDSLSLQVFLQEERIFTHNGKWLHPLFALEDFLSREDLNPGDLHLRDSIIGKAAALLICRLGIRRIHGVLMSELAAEYLRSRKAEFSWGTLVPRIQCRTEELLAAVDDTEEAYSELSRRAGRQ; translated from the coding sequence ATGTGCACAAATCACCATGATTCACTATCTCTTCAGGTTTTTCTGCAAGAGGAAAGAATATTTACCCACAACGGAAAGTGGCTTCATCCTCTTTTCGCCCTGGAGGACTTTCTCTCAAGAGAAGACCTTAACCCCGGGGATCTGCATCTCCGGGACAGCATAATCGGTAAAGCCGCTGCCCTCTTAATCTGCCGCCTGGGTATCCGCAGGATTCACGGAGTCCTTATGAGCGAGCTTGCAGCGGAGTATCTTCGCTCCAGAAAAGCTGAATTCTCCTGGGGGACCCTTGTTCCCCGGATCCAGTGCCGGACCGAGGAACTGCTGGCCGCTGTCGACGACACCGAGGAAGCATACAGCGAGCTCAGCCGCCGGGCCGGACGGCAATGA
- the folE gene encoding GTP cyclohydrolase I FolE, translated as MNRERVAELIRELLIEIGEDPEREGLQRTPDRAAKAWEYLSSGYSRNMEEVINGAVFESEANNMIIVRDIEVYSLCEHHMLPFYGKVHIGYIARDKVLGVSKLARIADVFARRLQIQERLTRQIAREIMDVTNAEGVGVVMEAKHLCMMMRGVEKQNSVMTTSSVLGSFHNDEATRLEFLQLIAKQID; from the coding sequence ATGAACCGCGAACGCGTTGCCGAACTCATACGTGAATTATTAATCGAAATCGGCGAAGATCCCGAGCGGGAAGGGCTTCAGCGGACACCGGACCGGGCGGCCAAGGCCTGGGAATACCTGAGCTCCGGCTACAGCCGAAACATGGAAGAAGTTATAAACGGCGCGGTTTTCGAATCCGAAGCCAATAACATGATCATTGTGCGGGACATCGAGGTCTACAGCCTCTGCGAGCACCATATGCTCCCGTTCTACGGCAAAGTCCACATCGGCTATATTGCCCGGGACAAGGTGCTGGGAGTCAGTAAACTTGCCCGCATCGCCGACGTGTTTGCCCGGAGACTGCAGATACAGGAGCGCCTGACCAGACAGATCGCCCGGGAAATTATGGACGTTACCAACGCCGAGGGTGTTGGAGTGGTTATGGAAGCAAAACACCTCTGCATGATGATGCGGGGCGTGGAAAAACAGAACTCCGTCATGACCACCTCATCGGTACTGGGCAGCTTCCACAATGATGAGGCCACGCGTCTGGAGTTCCTGCAGTTGATAGCAAAACAGATAGACTGA
- the folK gene encoding 2-amino-4-hydroxy-6-hydroxymethyldihydropteridine diphosphokinase translates to MADFYIAVGSNIDPETNLSEGLKLLSSRVHLLRVSTHYRTAPLGERRQPEYINGIWHGQTDIAPLKLKKTLGHIENHCGRVRENDPFASRTLDLDLILYEDLQLDSPELVIPNPEIKERTFIYIPLLELEPDIRLPGDKSPLAGLVNPDMELYYSPITEILRNLLDSGL, encoded by the coding sequence ATGGCTGATTTCTATATTGCCGTGGGATCCAATATAGACCCCGAGACCAACCTAAGCGAGGGTCTCAAGCTGCTCTCCTCCCGGGTACACCTGCTGCGGGTCTCGACGCACTACCGCACGGCCCCTCTCGGCGAAAGACGGCAGCCGGAATACATAAACGGGATCTGGCACGGACAAACTGATATCGCCCCCCTGAAACTGAAAAAAACCTTGGGACACATCGAAAATCACTGCGGCCGGGTACGGGAAAATGACCCCTTCGCCTCCCGCACCCTGGACCTGGACCTGATTCTTTATGAAGACCTTCAGCTCGACAGCCCGGAGCTTGTGATCCCCAATCCGGAAATAAAAGAGAGGACGTTTATCTACATCCCCCTCCTGGAACTTGAACCGGATATACGTCTGCCGGGAGACAAAAGTCCTCTCGCGGGGCTGGTCAATCCGGACATGGAGCTGTACTATTCTCCGATAACCGAAATCCTGCGTAATCTGCTTGATTCCGGCCTTTGA
- a CDS encoding dihydroneopterin aldolase, whose product MEFKLDRIHIRDILVRCIVGINPDEREKKQDIIISLCLEGDLRLPGESDDINDTINYKEIKNRVISFTEESSFYLIEALAHEIAALCLEVPEVRRVGVTIDKPGALRFARSVAVEIFRTREDYPDRGFDG is encoded by the coding sequence ATGGAGTTTAAACTGGACCGGATCCACATACGGGACATCCTGGTCCGCTGTATCGTGGGGATTAATCCCGATGAACGGGAGAAAAAACAGGACATTATAATCTCGCTGTGCCTTGAAGGAGATCTGCGTCTTCCCGGGGAGAGCGACGATATTAATGATACCATCAATTACAAAGAAATTAAAAATCGGGTCATAAGCTTCACCGAGGAGAGCTCATTCTACCTCATAGAGGCTTTAGCCCATGAGATAGCGGCCCTCTGTCTCGAGGTACCGGAGGTCCGGCGGGTTGGGGTTACCATCGATAAGCCCGGGGCCCTGCGCTTTGCCAGGAGCGTGGCGGTAGAAATATTCCGGACCCGGGAGGATTATCCCGACAGAGGCTTCGATGGCTGA
- a CDS encoding SDR family oxidoreductase has product MIYPDLRGKTALISGGAKRIGAACALALAGAGADIVLHYHRSQEESQKTAELITSKGVKAWTVKADLESEQETRDLFDKAVELSGGIDILVNSASIFPAGTIDAFTWEDLEQNLKINTWAPLVLSRLFAAQKHFSGLADPPEAEQLGNIVNLLDTRITDNDKEHAAYALSKRSLFSLTRMLSIACAPAVKVNAIAPGLILPPPGKNEAFLDKLRHTNPMRRVGRLEDISSALLFLISNSFISGQVIFVDGGRRIRGSMYGV; this is encoded by the coding sequence ATGATATATCCTGATCTGCGGGGAAAAACCGCGCTTATAAGCGGCGGCGCCAAACGTATCGGTGCCGCCTGCGCCCTGGCCCTTGCCGGGGCGGGAGCGGACATCGTTCTTCATTATCACCGCTCACAGGAAGAGTCGCAAAAAACCGCTGAGCTCATTACGTCAAAGGGAGTGAAAGCCTGGACAGTGAAGGCCGACCTGGAGTCCGAACAGGAGACCAGGGACCTCTTTGATAAGGCGGTAGAGTTATCCGGCGGCATCGATATTCTGGTCAATTCCGCCTCGATTTTTCCCGCGGGCACCATCGACGCCTTTACCTGGGAGGACCTTGAGCAGAACCTTAAGATTAACACCTGGGCCCCCCTTGTGCTGTCCCGGCTCTTCGCAGCTCAGAAACATTTTTCCGGCCTGGCAGATCCCCCGGAAGCCGAACAGCTGGGAAACATTGTAAACCTCCTGGATACCAGAATAACCGATAACGACAAGGAGCACGCGGCCTACGCCTTGAGCAAACGAAGTCTCTTCAGTCTTACCCGCATGCTCAGTATTGCCTGCGCACCGGCGGTCAAGGTAAACGCCATAGCTCCGGGGCTCATTCTGCCTCCTCCGGGGAAGAACGAAGCATTCCTGGACAAGCTGCGTCACACCAATCCGATGCGCCGCGTGGGAAGACTGGAAGACATAAGCAGCGCCCTGCTTTTTCTAATCAGCAACAGTTTTATAAGCGGCCAGGTCATCTTTGTAGACGGCGGCCGCCGCATCAGAGGGAGCATGTATGGAGTTTAA
- the phnE gene encoding phosphonate ABC transporter, permease protein PhnE, whose amino-acid sequence MSQKVYKEAKNSLVSAPVAALLSLLIPGLGQVMARRIQRGLLLAGSMFSLAGLMIWRIRIIGRLEEGFWGILMKALSRNPLFVGFSLLALLGIWIWIMLDAARQTNKKKQYGNAIFALILLVFFAVGWQISQIDVVRLTRDANEAWVPLSKILWPWDAAVTRDTESLEAGAELLVDSEGEIPPVPAKRPGEPYIRVEPRSGNLSKLDENNKVIPGTELSIQGEGFEPNTLTQIWWSDAIGNEFQPRHEGRYLSVETDDTGSFELKMIMPYRLVPPSAKGPQYHEVLARQVSDVGPLLPSEPLLLTIELIIETIFMGMMATIFGIILSVPVSFLAARNLMSGSWVTMSIYYITRTILNIVRAIEPLIWALIAVVWVGLGPFAGIVALTIHSVAALGKLYSESIESINPGPIEAIQATGANKLQTIMFAVVPQMIPPFVSFTIYRWDINVRMSTVIGMVGGGGIGFLLVQYIRLLEYRSAGIAVWFIALTVSILDYVSAEIRNRFV is encoded by the coding sequence ATGAGTCAAAAAGTCTACAAAGAGGCTAAGAACTCCCTGGTCAGTGCTCCCGTCGCTGCACTGCTTTCACTTCTTATACCAGGGCTGGGGCAGGTAATGGCCCGCAGAATCCAGCGGGGCCTCCTTTTGGCGGGCTCCATGTTCAGCCTGGCGGGGCTCATGATCTGGCGCATCCGTATCATCGGACGCCTGGAAGAGGGCTTCTGGGGGATCCTGATGAAGGCCCTTTCCAGAAACCCGCTTTTTGTCGGTTTCAGTCTGCTTGCGCTCCTCGGAATCTGGATCTGGATTATGCTTGACGCGGCGCGCCAGACGAACAAAAAAAAGCAGTACGGGAACGCCATCTTCGCCCTGATTCTGCTGGTTTTCTTTGCCGTGGGATGGCAGATCAGTCAGATCGATGTAGTCAGGCTGACCAGGGACGCCAACGAAGCCTGGGTCCCACTCTCGAAAATTCTGTGGCCCTGGGACGCGGCGGTCACCCGGGATACCGAAAGTCTCGAGGCCGGGGCAGAGCTCCTTGTGGACTCCGAAGGTGAGATTCCCCCGGTACCGGCGAAGCGGCCAGGAGAACCTTACATACGGGTCGAACCGCGGTCCGGGAATCTCTCAAAACTGGACGAAAACAACAAGGTTATTCCGGGAACGGAGCTCAGCATTCAGGGTGAGGGTTTCGAACCCAACACCCTGACCCAGATATGGTGGAGCGACGCCATCGGCAATGAGTTTCAGCCCCGTCATGAGGGCCGCTATTTATCGGTGGAAACCGATGATACAGGCTCCTTTGAACTGAAGATGATCATGCCCTACCGCCTGGTACCGCCCAGCGCCAAAGGGCCCCAGTATCATGAGGTGCTTGCCCGGCAGGTCAGCGATGTAGGCCCCCTGCTGCCCAGTGAACCCCTGCTCTTGACCATCGAACTGATAATCGAGACCATCTTTATGGGAATGATGGCCACGATTTTTGGTATTATCCTCTCGGTACCTGTCAGCTTCCTTGCCGCCCGCAACCTGATGTCCGGAAGCTGGGTAACCATGTCCATCTATTACATCACCAGGACCATCCTTAATATCGTAAGGGCCATCGAACCCCTTATATGGGCCCTTATCGCGGTGGTCTGGGTGGGCCTCGGCCCCTTTGCCGGAATTGTCGCCCTGACCATCCACTCCGTAGCGGCCCTGGGGAAGCTCTACTCCGAGTCCATAGAGAGCATAAACCCCGGCCCCATAGAGGCCATCCAGGCCACAGGGGCCAACAAACTGCAGACAATCATGTTCGCCGTTGTACCCCAGATGATCCCTCCCTTTGTATCCTTTACCATCTACCGCTGGGATATAAACGTGCGCATGTCCACGGTTATCGGTATGGTCGGCGGCGGCGGAATCGGCTTTCTTCTGGTCCAGTACATCCGGCTGCTGGAGTATCGGTCCGCAGGAATCGCCGTCTGGTTTATCGCCCTGACGGTTTCCATCCTCGATTACGTGAGCGCGGAAATACGGAACCGTTTTGTCTGA
- the phnC gene encoding phosphonate ABC transporter ATP-binding protein: MLEVKDLTKVYPDGTRALKKVSFTVEDGEFLVIIGLSGSGKSTLLRCINRLIDPTEGTIIFDGHDVTAADNKELRQIRRKIGMIFQHFNLVDRSSVLTNALSGRLGYLNPWQSILHKFPGGIRKEAMQALRKVGIEDQAHKRADELSGGQRQRVGIARALMQDPSMILADEPVASLDPVLAHTILGYLEQLNRESGISVLCSLHYLDLVQRYATTVIGLKDGEIVYRGTREDIRSMTDRQFKEIYGEEAERVSAGTLSTKDSTHGEGTP; the protein is encoded by the coding sequence ATGCTCGAAGTCAAAGATCTCACCAAGGTCTATCCAGACGGAACAAGGGCCCTGAAAAAAGTCAGTTTTACTGTAGAAGACGGTGAGTTTCTGGTAATAATCGGCCTGAGTGGTTCAGGAAAATCAACCCTTCTCAGGTGCATAAACCGTCTGATCGATCCCACGGAAGGAACCATCATCTTTGACGGCCACGACGTTACTGCCGCCGACAATAAGGAACTTCGTCAAATCCGGCGAAAGATCGGAATGATCTTCCAGCACTTCAACCTGGTGGACCGTTCCAGCGTCCTTACCAACGCGCTTTCCGGCAGGCTTGGCTATCTGAACCCATGGCAGAGTATTCTGCATAAATTCCCGGGCGGTATAAGAAAAGAAGCCATGCAGGCCCTGCGGAAGGTGGGAATCGAGGATCAGGCCCACAAGCGGGCGGATGAGCTTTCCGGCGGGCAGCGCCAGCGGGTCGGTATTGCCAGGGCACTTATGCAGGACCCCAGCATGATCCTGGCGGACGAACCGGTCGCCAGCCTGGATCCGGTCCTGGCCCATACCATCCTCGGCTACCTGGAACAGCTCAACCGGGAGAGCGGCATATCCGTGCTCTGCAGCCTTCATTACCTCGACCTGGTGCAGCGCTATGCCACCACAGTAATCGGGCTTAAGGACGGCGAGATAGTCTACCGCGGGACCCGTGAGGATATTCGCAGCATGACAGACCGGCAGTTCAAGGAAATCTACGGAGAAGAGGCCGAGCGGGTAAGTGCCGGCACCCTGAGCACCAAAGACAGCACACACGGGGAGGGAACACCATGA